Proteins from a single region of Schistocerca gregaria isolate iqSchGreg1 chromosome 3, iqSchGreg1.2, whole genome shotgun sequence:
- the LOC126355774 gene encoding cuticle protein 18.7-like, whose translation MKTLIVLSVVLAVAVAKPGYLGAGLLGAGLAAPAIAAAPIAVPAIPQPPANIIIGPGGVPLDTPEVAAARGAHLATVAQTRARDAIINSAAILAAPAAIAAPAAIAAAPAYAVGPPALIGGLAPSIAALGPAVAGAPGALAAAAHLQAKAALLG comes from the exons ATGAAGACCCTG ATCGTCCTGAGCGTGGTGCTCGCTGTGGCAGTGGCGAAGCCCGGCTACCTGGGCGCTGGACTGCTGGGTGCTGGTCTGGCAGCCCCGGCCATCGCAGCCGCCCCCATCGCCGTGCCAGCGATCCCGCAGCCCCCGGCCAACATCATCATCGGACCCGGCGGTGTGCCCCTGGACACCCCTGAAGTGGCGGCAGCCCGCGGCGCCCACCTGGCCACCGTAGCTCAGACGCGGGCCCGCGACGCCATCATCAACTCGGCCGCCATCCTCGCTGCCCCCGCCGccatcgccgcccccgccgccatcgccgccgcccccgcctacgCCGTCGGTCCCCCCGCGCTGATCGGCGGCCTCGCCCCCTCGATCGCCGCCCTGGGTCCAGCGGTGGCTGGAGCCCCTGGAGCCCTGGCTGCCGCCGCCCACCTGCAAGCGAAGGCTGCCCTGCTGGGCTGA